A portion of the Bdellovibrio bacteriovorus genome contains these proteins:
- a CDS encoding polyhydroxyalkanoic acid system family protein, giving the protein MPKFTIDHQSNHNAEEAYKKIKEFLETDQDIRRFDPKLQCSFDDKSKSAAMKGSQFKADMAIASAGAGSKVSVTVDLPLMLTPFKGKVQETLQKKLAKYLG; this is encoded by the coding sequence ATGCCTAAATTTACGATTGATCATCAAAGCAACCATAACGCCGAAGAAGCTTACAAAAAGATTAAAGAGTTCCTTGAAACCGATCAGGATATTCGACGCTTCGACCCAAAGCTTCAATGCTCTTTTGACGATAAATCTAAGTCCGCAGCGATGAAGGGCTCCCAATTTAAAGCGGATATGGCTATTGCCAGCGCTGGCGCAGGCAGTAAAGTCTCTGTCACGGTGGATCTGCCGTTGATGCTGACTCCGTTCAAGGGTAAAGTTCAAGAAACTTTGCAAAAAAAACTGGCGAAGTATTTAGGCTAA
- a CDS encoding DUF4097 family beta strand repeat-containing protein, which produces MLKKIFLTFIALFFILFGSLILMMGYVFNNPEKVFTAFSSMTEKFMDAQDYEEHEEFFIQGIETLKISTQAVDLNVQTYEGSSLKISLHGKVPRFDSGPYILQTPEQNGLLVELYEPQASQWIQFNVNGQEYTKESDSRLQADIYVPQSYKKTLNISSKDGSVTLKLPETAIYETDLKSASGEITNELKEKPTSNINPQEVGRIEVSTDKGSITLQPL; this is translated from the coding sequence ATGTTAAAAAAAATCTTTCTTACATTCATCGCACTTTTTTTCATACTTTTTGGATCTTTGATCTTGATGATGGGCTATGTCTTTAACAATCCTGAAAAAGTCTTCACGGCTTTTAGCTCGATGACCGAAAAATTCATGGACGCTCAAGACTATGAAGAGCACGAAGAGTTCTTTATCCAAGGCATTGAAACACTGAAGATTTCGACGCAAGCCGTGGATTTGAATGTGCAGACTTATGAAGGGTCTTCGCTAAAAATTTCACTGCACGGCAAAGTCCCTCGCTTTGATTCTGGGCCTTATATTTTACAGACGCCGGAACAGAACGGACTTCTTGTGGAATTATACGAGCCCCAAGCCAGTCAATGGATTCAGTTTAATGTAAATGGACAAGAATATACCAAGGAGTCAGATTCACGCCTGCAGGCGGATATTTACGTTCCGCAGTCCTATAAAAAGACCTTAAATATTTCTAGCAAGGACGGCTCCGTCACGTTGAAATTACCCGAAACCGCAATTTACGAAACCGATCTAAAATCGGCCTCAGGTGAAATCACCAACGAACTTAAAGAAAAACCCACTTCCAACATTAATCCGCAGGAAGTGGGCCGAATTGAAGTCTCTACTGACAAGGGATCTATTACCCTTCAGCCGCTTTAG
- the aspS gene encoding aspartate--tRNA ligase: MKFVKELKRTHYCGKLNASAAGQKVVLMGWVDVRRDHGSLVFIDLRDREGIVQVVLDPSKAETSSAKNLRGEFVIAVEGIVRARPDGMKNSKIATGEIEIEALRCEVLNEAAVPPFQVDDENVNETLRLKYRYLDLRSPRLTNHLITRHKVAQLVRKFLSDNGFLEVETPILFKSTPEGARDYLVPSRVNQGTFYALPQSPQILKQLLMVSGYDRYFQIARCFRDEDLRADRQPEFSQIDMEMSFIDQEDIMEVNEKMLRMIWKEIKGVEVGPIPRMSYQEAMDRYGIDKPDTRFGMEIKDLKSIVTGSGFKVFDDVIARAGIVRGIAVPKGGSYSRGQFDKLTDIAKRAGAKGLVWIKSEADGSFTSPVSKFFSPEKLGEIFKAVGATSGDCALVIADDFDPACAALSTLRLHLGKELNLIDTSKDKFLWVVDFPAFEYSPDEKRWVSRHHPFTTPKDEFQQDLIDGKESSYGQMLAKAYDLVCNGYEMGGGSIRIYRSELQQAMFRLLGMGPEEQQAKFGFLLDALKYGAPPHGGIAWGMDRLVMLLCGTDAIREVIAFPKTAKASDLMADCPSEVNRDQLTEVGVRLSAVAEKNLEDLKKNQQA; this comes from the coding sequence ATGAAATTTGTGAAAGAGCTCAAAAGAACACACTATTGCGGAAAACTAAACGCCTCTGCGGCGGGACAAAAAGTCGTCCTTATGGGATGGGTGGATGTTCGCCGAGATCACGGAAGCTTAGTTTTCATCGATCTTCGTGACCGCGAAGGGATCGTCCAAGTTGTTCTTGATCCCAGCAAAGCTGAAACTTCGTCGGCCAAAAACTTGCGTGGAGAATTTGTCATCGCCGTTGAGGGCATCGTGCGTGCGCGTCCGGATGGAATGAAGAACTCTAAAATTGCGACCGGCGAAATTGAAATCGAAGCCTTGCGCTGCGAAGTTTTAAATGAAGCGGCGGTTCCACCATTCCAGGTTGATGACGAAAACGTTAATGAAACTTTGCGATTGAAGTATCGCTATTTGGACTTGCGTTCGCCACGTTTGACAAATCACTTGATCACTCGTCACAAAGTGGCGCAGCTGGTGCGTAAGTTTTTGTCGGACAACGGCTTCCTTGAGGTTGAAACGCCGATCTTATTTAAATCAACGCCCGAAGGCGCGCGTGACTATTTGGTTCCTTCGCGTGTGAATCAAGGGACTTTTTATGCCCTTCCACAGTCACCTCAGATTTTAAAGCAGCTATTGATGGTTTCTGGTTATGACCGTTATTTCCAAATCGCGCGTTGCTTCCGTGACGAAGATTTGCGTGCGGACCGCCAGCCAGAGTTTTCGCAGATCGACATGGAGATGTCTTTCATCGATCAAGAAGACATCATGGAAGTGAATGAAAAAATGCTTCGCATGATCTGGAAAGAGATCAAAGGCGTTGAAGTGGGGCCTATCCCGCGCATGTCTTATCAAGAAGCCATGGACAGATACGGCATTGATAAACCGGACACGCGTTTCGGGATGGAGATCAAAGATCTTAAATCCATCGTAACGGGTTCAGGATTTAAAGTTTTTGATGATGTGATAGCCCGTGCAGGAATCGTCAGAGGTATTGCTGTTCCTAAGGGCGGGAGCTATTCCCGCGGACAGTTCGATAAGCTCACCGATATCGCGAAGCGCGCCGGAGCTAAGGGGTTGGTTTGGATCAAATCTGAAGCCGACGGCTCGTTTACGTCGCCAGTTTCTAAATTCTTTAGTCCAGAAAAATTGGGCGAGATCTTTAAAGCTGTTGGGGCCACAAGCGGGGACTGTGCTCTTGTTATTGCCGATGATTTTGATCCAGCTTGTGCTGCTCTTTCAACTTTGCGTTTACATCTTGGAAAAGAATTAAACCTGATCGACACCAGCAAAGATAAATTCTTGTGGGTCGTCGACTTCCCGGCGTTTGAGTATTCTCCAGATGAAAAGCGTTGGGTGTCTCGTCACCATCCGTTTACGACACCGAAAGATGAGTTTCAGCAAGATCTTATCGACGGCAAAGAATCTTCTTACGGCCAAATGCTGGCGAAAGCCTACGACTTGGTTTGTAACGGTTATGAAATGGGTGGCGGAAGTATCCGTATCTATCGCAGTGAACTTCAACAAGCCATGTTCCGTCTTTTAGGAATGGGCCCTGAAGAACAGCAAGCGAAGTTTGGATTCTTGTTAGATGCCTTGAAGTACGGCGCACCTCCGCACGGGGGTATTGCTTGGGGTATGGACCGTCTGGTTATGCTTCTTTGTGGAACAGATGCGATTCGTGAAGTGATCGCTTTCCCGAAAACGGCGAAAGCTTCAGACTTGATGGCAGACTGCCCAAGTGAAGTGAATCGTGATCAGTTGACCGAAGTCGGCGTGCGTTTAAGTGCGGTGGCCGAAAAAAATCTAGAGGATCTTAAAAAGAACCAACAAGCCTAA